The Ascochyta rabiei chromosome 5, complete sequence genome has a segment encoding these proteins:
- a CDS encoding 2'-phosphotransferase has protein sequence MARGGGGGGSRNPANQPRSVQVSRKVSWLLRHGASSEGLQLGKAGYVSVAAALQTRALRSLGVSFEELRDVVAENEKQRFSMIRAGEEGEKEKKKKEEEEGKKKKEEEGEDEQASQDPHDYLIRANQGHSIKVDTEGLLTPISAAAGNVPTAVVHGTNERAWSLILKGGGLRRMTRTHIHFASGLPKGFAPLPSASASASASTPTSASTSTSTSTPTSTTTSTSEPAPEPPSTAAIADQEPPAPVISGMRTSSTVLIYVDINAALAAGIPFSVSENGVILSEGNEQGVLPYAFFERVESRRAGGGVLMRDGQLPEGVQVDVEAWEAEMRSAGGKRGGRGGRGGRGGRDGARGAKARGDDDKRDLKAGVSEV, from the coding sequence ATGGCacgcggcggcggcggcggtggcagtCGCAATCCCGCCAACCAACCACGCTCCGTGCAGGTCTCGCGCAAAGTCAGCTGGCTGCTGCGGCACGGGGCGAGCTCCGAAGGTCTGCAGTTGGGCAAGGCAGGGTATGTCAGCGTGGCGGCGGCGCTGCAGACGCGTGCGTTGAGGAGTCTGGGGGTGTCGTTTGAAGAGCTGAGGGATGTTGTTGCCGAGAACGAGAAGCAGCGATTTTCCATGATTCGGGCGGGTGAAGAGGGtgagaaagagaagaagaagaaggaggaggaggaggggaagaagaaaaaggaaGAGGAGGGAGAAGACGAACAAGCCAGTCAAGATCCGCACGACTACCTCATCCGCGCCAACCAAGGCCACAGCATCAAAGTCGACACCGAGGGACTACTAACCCCCATCTCGGCCGCTGCTGGAAACGTCCCCACGGCCGTCGTCCACGGCACGAATGAGCGCGCGTGGTCCCTGATCCTCAAGGGCGGCGGCCTGCGACGTATGACGAGGACGCACATCCACTTTGCTTCTGGACTGCCCAAGGGGTTTGCACCGCTCCCttcagcatcagcatcagcatcagcatcaacaccaacatcagcatcaacatcaacatcaacatcaacaccaacatcaacaacaacgTCTACATCAGAACCAGCGCCAGAACCACCATCCACAGCAGCCATCGCGGATCAAGAACCTCCCGCCCCCGTTATCAGCGGGATGCGCACCTCCTCCACAGTGTTGATTTACGTCGACATCAACGCGGCGCTGGCGGCGGGGATCCCCTTCTCCGTGTCTGAGAACGGCGTGATCCTGTCCGAGGGGAACGAGCAGGGCGTGCTGCCGTACGCTTTCTTCGAGCGCGTGGAGAGCCGGAGGGCGGGGGGTGGGGTGCTCATGCGCGACGGGCAGCTGCCGGAGGGGGTGCAGGTTGATGTTGAGGCGTGGGAGGCGGAGATGCGGAGTGCGGGGGGGAAGAGAGGTGGGAGGGGTGGACGGGGTGGACGGGGTGGACGGGATGGTGCGAGAGGAGCGAAGGCGAGGGGGGATGACGATAAGCGGGATCTCAAGGCTGGCGTGAGTGAGGTGTGA
- a CDS encoding Vacuolar protein sorting-associated protein 21 gives MADASAQPKPSSSVKLVLLGEAAVGKSSLVMRFVNNDFQENKEPTIGAAFLTQKCNLPTRTIKFEIWDTAGQERFASLAPMYYRNAQAALVVYDITKPSSLTKAQHWVAELHRQASPGIVIALVGNKADLATEGGEESAEDADAAPAVEGEEAADADGTDARRVPIKTAKAYADEESLLFFETSAKTGQNVAEVFTAIANAIPETSLKGPRGVSGQTNLGRQEDARVNLGSARTEGAKEGCAC, from the exons ATGGCGGACGCTTCCGCGCAACCAAAGCCCAGCAGCAGCGTCAAGCTGGTGCTGCTCGGCGAGGCAGCCGTCGGAAAG TCCTCGCTGGTCATGCGCTTCGTCAACAACGACTTCCAAGAGAACAAGGAGCCGACGATAGGAG CCGCCTTCCTCACACAGAAATGCAACCTGCCTACCCGCACAATCAAGTTTGAGATCTGGGACACCGCCGGCCAGGAACGCTTCGCCTCGCTCGCGCCCATGTACTACCGCAACGCCCAGGCCGCTCTCGTCGTCTACGACATCACAAAGCCCTCGTCGCTCACAAAGGCCCAGCACTGGGTCGCCGAGCTGCACCGCCAGGCGTCGCCCGGCATCGTCATCGCCCTTGTCGGAAACAAGGCCGATCTGGCCACCGAGGGCGGCGAGGAGAGTGCAGAGGACGCAGACGCCGCGCCGGCGGTCGAGGGTGAGGAAGCTGCAGACGCGGACGGCACCGACGCGCGGAGAGTGCCCATCAAGACGGCCAAGGCCTACGCAGACGAGGAGAGCCTGCTGTTCTTCGAGACGAGTGCGAAGACGGGACAGAACGTCGCAGAGGTCTTCACAGCCATTGCAAACGCCATTCCTGAGACAAGCCTGAAGGGCCCGCGTGGGGTCAGCGGCCAGACGAACCTGGGCAGGCAAGAGGACGCGCGCGTGAATCTGGGGAGTGCCAGGACTGAGGGTGCCAAGGAGGGCTGCGCGTGCTGA
- a CDS encoding serine/threonine protein kinase: MSRPQDGSLPEERHFDARSAHRATADHASLVKNKSMSNLLSHTASAPPAIDTAKRMSFDAGQLDRITRSSMVSEHEHGLGASGLRRIRQQPPRPLPTAQRSASLNFGTPPASRQPSDPAPAAPSAPGSPTLAFGEDLTRFPSESLHSFSFATQSDDFIHNRQNVLKRSIDFMRDRLGWAATNPGIANAQAKLSGDLEVQSMMELLQRANLIGQDGTGAHGLGALGPLTGPADVSGENLFDKSFDVRPSASPESMPEPSRLPAHRPASTDFNSSDEQEALGRSLSDLSSDPLSPTATNTSLPPLPPKRAALKRTFTDVAPLTIQSQLHDALAKPYLVGDQLPTSSLFSPTSIPSLPPSFHTVQGPLSAGPAPHGHGTRHAAAAQAIFTTEAQPPWTITSANDLACLVFGVTRAEVRKLGILEVVREDRRSWLEGKLKNPDVGSKAQAAALAPTTNLKVGSGLTARLLSKPPSRSTAARKAKTDDGSGSSYYNAKKTGKLNHESKGSRGVLLCGDVIPIQKRNGATGAASLWVKEKRGGLIWVLEEIAEDVVFINVDEVGCVSKGWGAIDAVFGGDRLRRGMDLTRLIPGIPRLKGTNTGALDYEEIASIRSYTARTSNSINIPVTVEALPHEPTFRVSSFPHIAGIIVLSSSDLTVTSSNSVFSEALFGQPRPESLHVSKLIPAFDKILHVMTDEDKIELVDGIVIPEHSFRRARALLAMREGSADAAAIFLRPSGLPAVHRDGSEIMVDVQMRVVKSDKRPRFDEHVIEEEDGSTRPPDKPELVYALWVTYSRQLHAANHGVGPVTPLVSRPGTPPHQPSPGQSNLILPEEPDSDHSKASTPPVSLLTQQLQEAAKPLPPLETPAHAMAASVLAKEDPATKKTINDFIVLEEMGQGAYGQVKLCRYKKNSSKKVVIKFVTKRRILVDTWTRDRRLGTVPLEIHVLDFLRRDGFQHPNVVEMADFFEDDTNYYIEMIPHGLPGMDLFDYIELRVNMEEKECRKIFVQVAEAVHFLHTKAKVVHRDIKDENVVLDGEGNIKLIDFGSAAYIKSGPFDVFVGTIDYAAPEVLAGRAYRGKEQDVWALGILLYTIIYKENPFYSIDEIMDHDLRVPWVMSEESIDLIRLMLDRDVEKRITISQVLEHPWCAAGSVEVAA, encoded by the exons ATGAGCAGGCCACAGGATG GCTCTCTACCAGAAGAACGCCACTTCGATGCCCGCTCCGCCCACCGCGCCACGGCCGACCATGCCTCGCTCGTCAAGAACAAGAGCATGTCCAACCTGCTCTCCCACACCGCCTCCGCCCCGCCCGCAATCGACACGGCCAAGCGCATGAGCTTCGACGCCGGCCAGCTCGACCGCATCACGAGGTCGTCCATGGTCTCAGAGCACGAGCATGGCCTGGGCGCATCGGGCCTGCGCCGCATTCGCCAGCAGCCACCCCGCCCGCTGCCCACCGCCCAGCGAAGCGCCTCGCTGAACTTTGGCACCCCGCCGGCCTCGCGACAGCCCTCCGACCCCGCGCCCGCCGCGCCCTCTGCGCCAGGATCCCCGACCCTTGCCTTTGGCGAAGACCTCACCCGCTTCCCCTCCGAGTCGCTGCACTCCTTCTCCTTTGCAACCCAGTCGGACGACTTCATACACAACCGCCAGAATGTGCTGAAGCGCTCCATCGACTTCATGCGCGACCGCCTGGGCTGGGCCGCCACCAACCCCGGCATCGCCAACGCCCAAGCCAAGCTCAGCGGGGATCTCGAGGTCCAGAGCATGATGGAGCTGCTGCAGAGAGCGAACCTGATTGGCCAGGATGGCACGGGAGCGCATGGCCTCGGAGCCCTTGGCCCCCTCACCGGCCCTGCAGACGTCTCGGGCGAGAACCTGTTCGACAAGAGCTTCGACGTCAGGCCGTCTGCGAGCCCGGAGAGCATGCCCGAGCCCTCACGCCTGCCCGCGCACCGCCCTGCCTCCACCGACTTCAACAGCAGCGACGAGCAGGAAGCACTCGGCCGTTCCCTGTCCGACCTGAGCTCCGACCCACTCAGCCCCACGGCTACAAACACCTCCCTACCCCCGCTGCCGCCCAAGCGTGCGGCTCTGAAGCGTACATTCACCGACGTCGCCCCGCTCACCATACAGAGCCAACTTCACGATGCGCTGGCGAAACCTTACTTGGTCGGAGACCAGCTTCCCACCAGCTCGCTCTTCTCGCCAACCTCCATCCCCTCACTCCCCCCGAGCTTCCACACCGTCCAAGGTCCTCTGTCTGCCGGCCCGGCGCCTCACGGCCACGGAACTCGACATGCGGCAGCTGCGCAGGCCATCTTCACCACCGAAGCACAGCCGCCGTGGACCATCACCTCTGCCAACGATTTGGCGTGCTTGGTGTTTGGCGTGACAAGGGCTGAGGTCCGCAAACTGGGCATCCTAGAAGTCGTCCGCGAGGATCGACGGTCGTGGCTGGAGGGCAAGCTGAAGAACCCAGACGTGGGCTCCAAGGCGCAGGCCGCTGCACTGGCGCCGACAACGAATCTCAAAGTCGGTAGTGGTCTGACAGCGCGACTGCTGAGCAAGCCTCCATCCCGGTCAACAGCTGCGCGGAAAGCAAAGACAGATGATGGCAGCGGGTCGTCGTACTACAACGCCAAGAAGACCGGAAAGCTCAACCACGAGTCCAAGGGGTCGAGAGGCGTGCTGCTCTGCGGTGATGTGATCCCAATACAGAAGCGCAACGGCGCCACCGGTGCAGCGAGCTTGTGGGTGAAGGAGAAGCGTGGCGGGCTGATCTGGGTGCTGGAGGAGATAGCCGAGGACGTCGTGTTCATCAACGTCGACGAAGTCGGCTGCGTTTCCAAGGGCTGGGGCGCGATAGATGCCGTCTTCGGGGGCGACCGGCTACGAAGAGGCATGGACCTCACGCGCTTGATACCCGGGATACCGCGCCTCAAAGGCACCAACACTGGCGCGCTGGACTACGAGGAGATTGCCAGCATACGAAGCTACACAGCTCGCACATCGAACAGCATCAACATTCCGGTCACGGTGGAAGCACTACCACACGAGCCCACCTTCCGCGTCTCCAGCTTCCCTCACATTGCCGGTATCATCGTGCTCTCCTCCTCCGACCTCACCGTCACAAGCTCGAATTCCGTCTTCTCAGAGGCGCTGTTTGGGCAGCCGCGACCCGAGAGCCTCCACGTGAGCAAGCTGATACCCGCCTTCGATAAGATCCTGCACGTCATGACCGATGAAGACAAGATCGAGCTGGTGGACGGCATTGTCATCCCAGAGCATAGCTTCCGGCGCGCACGAGCTCTTCTCGCCATGCGCGAAGGCAGCGCGGACGCAGCAGCCATCTTCTTGCGGCCGAGCGGCCTTCCAGCCGTGCACCGCGACGGGTCGGAGATTATGGTCGACGTGCAGATGAGGGTCGTCAAGAGCGACAAGCGTCCTCGATTCGATGAGCATGTGATTGAAGAAGAGGATGGCTCCACTCGACCGCCAGACAAACCAGAACTAGTGTACGCTCTGTGGGTTACCTACTCTAGGCAACTGCACGCTGCAAACCACGGGGTCGGACCAGTCACGCCGCTTGTATCGCGTCCAGGCACGCCACCTCACCAGCCGTCGCCTGGCCAGTCCAACCTCATCCTCCCAGAGGAGCCCGATTCCGACCACTCGAAAGCAAGCACTCCGCCTGTCTCGCTGCTGACACAGCAGTTGCAAGAAGCTGCCAAACCCTTGCCTCCGCTGGAGACACCCGCACACGCCATGGCAGCATCCGTACTGGCCAAGGAGGATCCAGCTACGAAGAAGACGATCAACGATTTCATCGTCCTCGAGGAGATGGGCCAGGGCGCGTACGGGCAAGTTAAGCTCTGCCGGTACAAGAAGAACAGCAGCAAGAAGGTGGTCATCAAGTTTGTCACGAAACGGCGCATTCTCGTCGACACATGGACTCGAGATCGCAGGCTCGGAACCGTACCTCTAGAGATCCACGTCCTCGACTTTCTGCGGAGAGACGGCTTCCAACACCCAAATGTTGTCGAGATGGCAGACTTCTTCGAAGACGACACCAACTACTACATCGAAATGATTCCGCATGGCCTCCCCGGCATGGATCTCTTCGACTACATCGAGCTCCGCGTCAACATGGAAGAGAAGGAGTGCCGCAAGATCTTCGTCCAGGTCGCCGAGGCAGTGCACTTCCTGCACACCAAAGCCAAAGTCGTGCATCGCGACATCAAAGACGAAAACGTGGTGCTGGACGGCGAGGGCAACATCAAGCTCATCGACTTTGGCAGCGCGGCGTACATCAAGAGCGGGCCTTTTGACGTCTTCGTCGGCACCATCG ACTACGCCGCCCCCGAGGTGCTCGCCGGCCGTGCCTACCGCGGCAAAGAGCAGGACGTGTGGGCCCTCGGCATCTTGCTGTACACCATCATCTACAAAGAGAACCCCTTCTACTCGATCGACGAGATCATGGACCACGACCTGCGCGTGCCGTGGGTGATGAGCGAGGAGAGCATTGACTTGATCCGGCTGATGCTGGACCGCGACGTCGAGAAGAGAATCACAATCAGCCAGGTGTTGGAGCATCCGTGGTGCGCGGCAGGCAGCGTGGAAGTAGCAGCTTGA